A single Micromonospora luteifusca DNA region contains:
- a CDS encoding GuaB1 family IMP dehydrogenase-related protein encodes MRFLHGAVPAHDLTYTDVFMAPARSDLGSRLDVDLSTSDGTGTTIPLVVSNMTAVAGRRMAETVARRGGIAVIPQDIPIEVVANVVAWVKQRHLVYDTPITLGPTETVGDAIHLLPKRSHGAVIVVDDAGRPMGVVTEADTTGVDRFAQLRHVMSTELHTVPADADPRTGFDLLSAGRRRLAPVVDAEGRLVGVLTRQGALRATLYTPAVDDRGRLRIAAAVGINGDVTGKAAALLEAGVDTLVVDTAHGHQARMISALQAVRKLDPGVPVAAGNVVTAEGVRDLVEAGADIIKVGVGPGAMCTTRMMTGVGRPQFSAVLDCATAARQLGRHVWADGGVRHPRDVALALAAGASNVMIGSWFAGTYESPGDLYTDADGRRYKESFGMASARAVSARTADDSPYDRARKAVFEEGISSARMYLDPARPGVEDLIDEIIAGVRSAFTYAGARDLTQFHERAIVGVQSAAGFTEGMPLPTSW; translated from the coding sequence GTGCGGTTCCTTCACGGCGCGGTCCCCGCGCACGACCTGACCTATACCGACGTCTTCATGGCGCCGGCCCGCTCCGACCTGGGCTCGAGGCTCGACGTCGACCTTTCCACCAGCGACGGCACCGGCACCACCATCCCGCTGGTCGTGTCGAACATGACAGCGGTCGCCGGCCGGCGGATGGCCGAGACGGTGGCCCGCCGGGGCGGGATCGCGGTGATCCCGCAGGACATCCCGATCGAGGTGGTGGCGAATGTCGTCGCCTGGGTCAAACAGCGGCACCTGGTCTACGACACGCCGATCACCCTCGGGCCCACCGAGACCGTGGGCGACGCCATCCACCTGCTGCCCAAGCGCTCGCACGGCGCGGTGATCGTGGTCGACGACGCCGGCCGACCGATGGGCGTGGTGACCGAGGCGGACACCACGGGAGTGGACCGCTTCGCCCAACTGCGGCACGTGATGTCCACCGAGTTGCACACCGTCCCGGCGGACGCGGACCCGCGTACCGGCTTCGATCTGCTCTCCGCGGGCCGTCGTCGGCTCGCTCCCGTGGTGGACGCCGAGGGTCGGCTGGTCGGGGTGCTGACCCGCCAGGGCGCGCTGCGCGCCACGCTCTACACGCCGGCCGTGGACGACCGGGGTCGGCTTCGCATCGCGGCGGCCGTCGGGATCAACGGCGACGTGACCGGCAAGGCCGCGGCTCTGCTGGAGGCGGGGGTGGACACGCTGGTCGTGGACACCGCGCACGGCCACCAGGCACGGATGATCTCCGCGCTTCAGGCGGTCCGCAAGCTGGACCCGGGGGTGCCGGTGGCGGCCGGCAACGTGGTCACCGCCGAGGGGGTACGCGACCTCGTCGAGGCGGGGGCGGACATCATCAAGGTGGGTGTCGGGCCGGGCGCGATGTGCACCACCCGGATGATGACAGGTGTGGGTCGGCCGCAGTTCTCCGCCGTACTCGACTGCGCGACCGCGGCTCGGCAGCTCGGCCGGCACGTCTGGGCCGACGGCGGGGTGCGGCACCCACGGGACGTGGCGCTCGCGCTCGCCGCCGGGGCGTCGAACGTGATGATCGGCTCCTGGTTCGCCGGCACCTACGAGTCCCCCGGTGACCTGTACACCGACGCGGACGGCCGACGGTACAAGGAGAGCTTCGGGATGGCGTCGGCTCGGGCGGTAAGCGCCCGTACCGCCGACGACAGCCCGTACGACCGGGCCCGCAAGGCGGTGTTCGAGGAGGGCATCTCCTCGGCCCGGATGTACCTGGACCCGGCCCGACCCGGCGTCGAGGACCTGATCGACGAGATCATTGCCGGGGTACGCAGCGCCTTCACGTACGCCGGCGCACGGGACCTGACTCAGTTCCACGAGCGGGCGATCGTCGGCGTCCAGAGCGCCGCCGGTTTCACCGAGGGAATGCCCCTCCCCACAAGCTGGTAA
- a CDS encoding acetyl/propionyl/methylcrotonyl-CoA carboxylase subunit alpha: MRKVLIANRGEIAVRVIRACRDAGLGSVAVYADSDRAALHATLADEAYALGGDSATETYLRIDKLLDVAARSGADAVHPGYGFLSENADFAQAVIDAGLTWIGPTPQAIRDLGDKVTARHIAQRAGAPLVPGTPDPVANPDEVMAFAVDHGLPVAIKAAFGGGGRGLKVARTMEEIPQLFESATREAVAAFGRGECFVERYLDHPRHVEAQVLADQHGNVIVVGTRDCSLQRRHQKLVEEAPAPFLSDAQRAQIHDSAKAICREAGYHGAGTVEYLVGVDGTISFLEVNTRLQVEHPVTEETAGIDLVREQFRIADGEKLRITEDPTPRGHSIEFRINGEDPGRNFLPAPGTVTALRLPTGPGVRVDTGISAGDVIGGNFDSLLAKVIITGETRTEALERARRALDEMVVDGMATALPFHRLVVRDEAFTAEPFTVHTRWIETEFHNTVPPFAAAVGAAEPPAERETVVVEVGGKRLEVSLPAGFGGGTTTAAPATRKPARRGGGAKAGAPVSGDALTSPMQGTIVKIAVTDGDTVAEGDLVVVLEAMKMEQPLHAHKAGTVSGLTAEVGAVITAGAPICTIA; the protein is encoded by the coding sequence GTGCGCAAGGTACTCATCGCCAACCGCGGCGAGATCGCCGTCCGGGTGATCCGTGCGTGCCGCGACGCCGGCCTGGGCAGCGTCGCCGTGTACGCGGACTCCGACCGTGCGGCCCTGCACGCCACCCTTGCGGACGAGGCGTACGCGCTCGGCGGCGACAGCGCGACCGAGACGTACCTGCGTATCGACAAGCTGCTCGACGTCGCCGCCCGGTCCGGCGCCGACGCCGTACACCCCGGCTACGGCTTCCTCTCCGAGAACGCCGACTTCGCCCAGGCGGTCATCGACGCCGGGCTGACCTGGATCGGTCCCACCCCGCAGGCGATCCGCGACCTGGGTGACAAGGTGACCGCGCGGCACATCGCCCAGCGCGCTGGCGCTCCGCTGGTGCCGGGCACCCCGGACCCGGTGGCCAACCCGGACGAGGTGATGGCGTTTGCCGTCGATCACGGCCTGCCGGTCGCCATCAAGGCCGCCTTCGGCGGTGGCGGGCGCGGTCTCAAGGTCGCCCGGACCATGGAGGAGATCCCCCAGCTCTTCGAGTCGGCCACCCGGGAGGCGGTCGCGGCGTTCGGCCGGGGCGAGTGCTTCGTCGAGCGCTACCTGGACCATCCCCGCCACGTCGAGGCGCAGGTCCTCGCCGACCAGCACGGCAACGTGATCGTGGTCGGCACCCGGGACTGCTCTCTGCAGCGTCGGCACCAGAAGCTCGTGGAGGAGGCACCCGCGCCGTTCCTCAGCGACGCGCAGCGGGCCCAGATCCACGACAGCGCCAAGGCGATCTGCCGCGAGGCCGGTTACCACGGCGCCGGCACTGTCGAATACCTGGTCGGCGTGGACGGCACCATCTCCTTCCTGGAGGTCAACACCCGACTTCAGGTCGAGCACCCGGTCACCGAGGAGACCGCCGGCATCGACCTGGTCCGCGAGCAGTTCCGGATCGCCGACGGTGAGAAGCTGCGGATCACCGAGGACCCGACGCCGCGCGGGCACTCGATCGAGTTCCGGATCAACGGCGAGGACCCGGGCCGCAACTTCCTGCCCGCCCCCGGCACGGTCACCGCGCTGCGACTGCCGACCGGCCCGGGTGTGCGGGTCGACACCGGCATCTCGGCCGGGGACGTGATCGGCGGCAACTTCGACTCGCTGCTGGCCAAGGTGATCATCACTGGTGAGACGCGCACCGAGGCGCTGGAGCGTGCCCGCCGCGCGCTCGACGAGATGGTCGTCGACGGGATGGCCACCGCGCTGCCGTTCCATCGACTGGTCGTGCGGGACGAGGCGTTCACCGCTGAGCCGTTCACCGTGCACACCCGGTGGATCGAGACGGAATTCCACAACACCGTGCCGCCGTTCGCCGCCGCCGTCGGCGCCGCCGAGCCGCCGGCGGAGCGCGAGACCGTCGTGGTCGAGGTGGGAGGCAAGCGCCTCGAGGTCAGCCTCCCCGCCGGCTTCGGCGGGGGTACGACCACCGCCGCACCCGCCACCCGTAAGCCGGCCCGGCGCGGCGGCGGAGCCAAGGCGGGCGCCCCGGTCAGCGGCGACGCGCTCACCTCACCCATGCAGGGCACCATCGTCAAGATCGCGGTTACCGACGGCGACACGGTGGCTGAGGGCGACCTGGTGGTGGTGTTGGAGGCGATGAAGATGGAGCAGCCGTTGCACGCCCACAAGGCGGGCACGGTCAGCGGGCTCACCGCCGAGGTCGGCGCCGTGATCACCGCCGGTGCCCCCATCTGCACCATCGCGTGA
- a CDS encoding PadR family transcriptional regulator, producing the protein MMILGLVRWMQPVHGYDVRRELLSWSADKWANVQPGSIYHALRKLTEEGLLRAVATEQVGARPARTTYEVTAKGEDEFETLLRNLWWNLAEPTDPFAVAFSFLPAMPRAEAAAALRNRANLLRAGVESMRASLESDWVRNRKPAHVGWMFELWAVRAEAEMGWCERIAERIDSGVSYLPAELENVEGWSGWKERQEPPTAADAE; encoded by the coding sequence ATGATGATCCTCGGTCTGGTGCGGTGGATGCAGCCCGTGCACGGCTACGACGTACGACGTGAGCTGCTGAGCTGGAGTGCCGACAAGTGGGCGAACGTCCAGCCCGGCTCGATTTACCACGCCCTGCGCAAGCTCACCGAGGAAGGTCTGCTCCGTGCCGTCGCCACCGAGCAGGTCGGTGCCCGTCCGGCCCGGACCACCTATGAGGTGACCGCCAAGGGTGAGGACGAGTTCGAGACGCTGCTACGCAACCTCTGGTGGAACCTCGCTGAGCCGACCGATCCCTTCGCGGTGGCCTTCTCCTTCCTGCCGGCCATGCCGCGCGCCGAGGCCGCCGCAGCCCTGCGCAACCGGGCCAATCTGCTGCGCGCCGGCGTCGAGTCGATGCGCGCCTCGCTCGAGTCGGACTGGGTGCGTAACCGGAAGCCGGCGCACGTGGGCTGGATGTTCGAGCTGTGGGCGGTGCGGGCAGAGGCGGAGATGGGGTGGTGTGAACGGATCGCGGAGCGGATCGACTCCGGTGTGTCGTACCTGCCTGCTGAGCTGGAGAACGTGGAGGGTTGGTCGGGCTGGAAGGAGCGCCAGGAGCCGCCGACTGCGGCCGACGCGGAATAA
- a CDS encoding ATP-binding cassette domain-containing protein, translated as MIETRGLRKSFRSRAGRETKTVDAVRGVNLEVAEGEIFGFLGPNGAGKTTTLRMLATLIEPDGGDATIAGADLRKDPAEVRRRIGYVPQGGSTWDESTAREELVLHARMYGIGKADAQRRAARALDAFQLTEYADRKCKTYSGGQRRRVEIALGIIHEPKVVFLDEPTTGLDPQSRAHMWDEIRRLRGDGMTVFITTHYLDEADALCDRIAIMDNGEVVAEGTPAELKREISGDVVLVGLDSTATPQATKALDGELYVNKLETADEGGLRLYVNDGATAIPQVLRRLDHAGLELRSIELHRPSLDDVFLTKTGRSLRES; from the coding sequence ATGATCGAGACCAGGGGGCTAAGGAAGTCGTTCCGCTCCCGCGCGGGTCGAGAGACGAAGACGGTCGACGCCGTGCGGGGCGTCAACCTCGAGGTCGCCGAAGGCGAGATCTTCGGCTTCCTCGGCCCGAACGGCGCAGGCAAGACCACCACGCTGCGGATGCTCGCCACGCTCATCGAACCGGACGGTGGCGATGCCACCATCGCGGGCGCGGACCTGCGCAAGGACCCGGCCGAGGTGCGCCGGCGGATCGGCTACGTCCCGCAGGGCGGCAGCACCTGGGACGAGTCCACCGCCCGCGAAGAGCTGGTGCTGCACGCCCGCATGTACGGCATCGGCAAGGCCGACGCGCAGCGGCGCGCGGCCCGCGCCCTGGACGCCTTCCAGCTCACCGAGTACGCCGACCGCAAATGCAAGACCTACTCCGGCGGTCAGCGCCGGCGGGTGGAGATCGCGCTCGGCATCATCCACGAGCCGAAAGTCGTCTTCCTGGACGAGCCGACCACCGGCCTCGACCCGCAGAGCCGCGCCCACATGTGGGACGAGATCCGGCGGCTACGCGGCGACGGGATGACCGTCTTCATCACCACGCACTACCTCGACGAGGCCGACGCACTCTGCGACCGGATCGCGATCATGGACAACGGCGAGGTGGTGGCCGAGGGCACGCCGGCCGAGCTCAAGCGGGAAATCTCCGGCGACGTGGTGCTGGTCGGCCTCGACTCGACCGCCACCCCGCAGGCCACCAAGGCGCTCGACGGCGAGCTGTACGTCAACAAGCTGGAGACCGCCGATGAGGGCGGCCTGCGCCTCTACGTCAACGACGGCGCCACCGCCATCCCGCAGGTGCTGCGCAGGCTCGACCACGCCGGGCTGGAGCTGCGCTCGATCGAGTTGCACCGACCCAGCCTGGACGACGTCTTTCTCACCAAGACCGGCCGCTCGCTGCGCGAGTCCTGA
- a CDS encoding ABC transporter permease: protein MKFARDTWLIFQRQTQLLLRNPVWVFVGVFQPVMYLLLFAPLLKPALDAPTQAAAYKIFVPGLLVLLAIFGGLFQGFGLIAELRAGVIERSRVTPISRLALLLGRSLRDVVSLIVQAVIITLLALLFDLRVFIGDLLLAYLMLALIALMTSAVSYGVALKVKSEDALAPLMNTVAQPVLLLSGILLPLTFAPGWLQGIADWNPFSWAVDGTRALFAGDLGSDKVWQGLSITAVLAALGVYWAARQFARSVR from the coding sequence ATGAAATTCGCCCGTGACACCTGGCTGATCTTCCAGCGCCAGACCCAACTCCTGCTGCGCAACCCGGTCTGGGTCTTCGTCGGCGTGTTCCAGCCGGTCATGTACCTGCTGCTCTTCGCCCCGCTGCTCAAGCCGGCACTGGACGCGCCCACCCAGGCCGCCGCCTACAAGATCTTCGTACCCGGTCTGCTGGTGTTGCTCGCGATCTTCGGCGGCCTGTTCCAGGGCTTCGGCCTGATCGCCGAGCTGCGCGCCGGTGTCATCGAACGCTCCCGGGTCACCCCGATCAGCCGGCTCGCCCTGCTGCTCGGCCGTTCGCTACGCGACGTGGTCTCGCTCATCGTGCAGGCGGTCATCATCACCCTGCTGGCGCTCCTGTTCGACCTGCGGGTGTTCATCGGTGACCTGCTGCTGGCGTACCTGATGCTCGCTCTGATCGCCCTCATGACCTCGGCCGTCTCCTACGGCGTCGCCCTCAAGGTCAAGAGTGAGGACGCGCTGGCGCCCCTGATGAACACCGTGGCGCAGCCGGTGCTGCTGCTCTCCGGCATCCTGCTGCCGCTGACCTTCGCGCCCGGCTGGTTGCAGGGCATCGCCGACTGGAACCCGTTCTCCTGGGCGGTCGACGGCACCCGGGCGCTGTTCGCCGGGGACCTGGGCAGCGACAAGGTCTGGCAGGGCCTGAGCATCACCGCGGTCCTGGCCGCGTTGGGTGTCTACTGGGCCGCCCGGCAGTTTGCCCGCAGCGTCCGCTGA
- a CDS encoding O-methyltransferase, producing the protein MTTKSIPLTDELHAYLVAHGSPPDEIIRDLADETRSVLPEHATMQVAPEQAAFLTFLTRLLDVRQAVEVGTFTGLSSLAIARGLPEGGRLTCFDISAEFTGIARRYWERAGVQDRIDLRIGPAGDRLRELPYERYLDFAFIDADKTGYPIYWAELVPRMRPGGVIAVDNVLRGGRVIAPQDANDRAIAAFNDDVLADVRVDPVMLPIADGLTLARVR; encoded by the coding sequence ATGACCACCAAGTCGATCCCGCTCACCGACGAGCTGCACGCCTACCTGGTCGCACACGGCTCCCCACCGGACGAGATCATCCGGGATTTGGCCGACGAGACCCGGTCGGTGCTGCCGGAGCACGCCACCATGCAGGTGGCCCCGGAGCAGGCTGCCTTTCTGACGTTCCTCACCCGACTGCTCGACGTGCGGCAGGCCGTCGAGGTCGGCACGTTCACCGGGCTCTCGTCCCTGGCGATCGCCCGCGGGTTGCCCGAGGGCGGGCGGCTGACCTGCTTCGACATCTCTGCGGAGTTCACCGGCATCGCCCGGCGCTACTGGGAACGGGCCGGCGTGCAGGACCGGATCGACCTGCGCATCGGTCCGGCCGGGGACAGGCTGCGGGAGCTGCCGTACGAGCGTTACCTGGACTTCGCGTTCATCGACGCGGACAAGACCGGATACCCGATCTACTGGGCGGAGCTGGTGCCCCGGATGCGGCCGGGCGGAGTGATCGCCGTCGACAACGTGCTGCGTGGTGGCCGGGTGATCGCTCCGCAGGACGCCAACGATCGCGCGATCGCCGCCTTCAACGACGATGTCCTCGCCGACGTACGGGTGGACCCGGTGATGCTGCCGATCGCGGACGGCCTGACCCTCGCCAGGGTGCGCTGA
- a CDS encoding Maf family protein → MSETLPLRLVLASASPARRKSLLAAGIEPDVLVSGVDESLVVTERAEELCLELARLKAQAVLTRLSPGAGQRTLVIGCDSVLAFDGEILGKPADPADATRRWLRMRGRSGVLHSGHCLIDVTAGRRAEAVASTTVHFADISDDEIAAYVASGEPLAVAGAFTIDGLGGPFVERIEGDPGTVIGLSMPLLRRLLAELDLRITDLWTKVAPGGQSVEPLGNVRS, encoded by the coding sequence GTGTCTGAAACTTTGCCGCTCCGCCTCGTGCTCGCCTCTGCGAGCCCTGCCCGTCGCAAGTCTCTCCTGGCCGCAGGGATTGAGCCGGATGTGCTGGTCAGCGGGGTGGACGAATCGTTGGTGGTGACCGAACGGGCCGAGGAGTTGTGCCTGGAGTTGGCTCGGCTCAAGGCACAGGCGGTGTTGACCCGGCTGAGCCCGGGCGCCGGCCAGCGGACGCTGGTGATCGGCTGCGACTCGGTGCTCGCGTTCGACGGGGAGATCCTCGGCAAGCCAGCGGACCCGGCCGACGCGACCCGGCGATGGCTGCGGATGCGGGGGCGCAGCGGCGTTCTGCACAGCGGGCACTGCCTCATCGACGTTACCGCCGGGCGGCGCGCGGAGGCGGTCGCCTCGACCACCGTCCACTTCGCCGACATCAGCGACGACGAGATCGCCGCGTACGTGGCCAGCGGTGAGCCGCTCGCGGTGGCCGGCGCGTTCACCATCGACGGATTGGGTGGGCCGTTCGTCGAGCGGATCGAGGGTGACCCGGGGACGGTGATCGGGCTGTCGATGCCGCTACTGCGTCGGCTCCTCGCCGAACTCGACCTACGGATCACCGACCTGTGGACAAAGGTCGCGCCCGGGGGCCAATCGGTCGAGCCGCTCGGTAACGTCCGGTCATGA
- a CDS encoding S8 family serine peptidase codes for MAFIAPAALIALILPFAVTGLTEGGHPPSTYSTLWSDEAERIRGDQWHLRYLNVSQAQAISQGDAVIVAVPDTGVDPHPDLVNNLLQGIDTVPDGSGNGQNDLNSHGTSMAGLIAAHGRGGSSGALGIAPKSKILPIKAAADDNFGDADDLATALEYAITSRAQVISISSGGASTPRLIRAVRAALAANIIVVAAVGNAPHGSVGYPASEEGVIAVGGVGRDGLHAAVSVTGPKIDVVAPAVDIYSTSYDGKYSKGTGTSSATAIVAGAAALIRSKYPYLPAREVAHRLTATAVDKGAPGRDDEYGYGVIDLVAALTADVPPLGFESVSAPAGAGSTTTAGALPGDEGGGATVRGLATLGVILAAGVGWAVVARRRRRGDDPPPRISR; via the coding sequence ATGGCATTCATTGCCCCCGCCGCACTAATCGCTTTGATCTTGCCGTTTGCGGTAACTGGGCTAACAGAAGGCGGCCACCCACCTTCCACCTACAGCACCCTGTGGTCCGATGAGGCTGAACGCATTCGGGGCGACCAGTGGCACCTTCGCTACCTAAATGTTTCGCAAGCGCAAGCGATTAGCCAGGGCGACGCGGTCATCGTCGCAGTACCCGACACCGGCGTAGACCCCCACCCCGACCTCGTCAATAACCTACTCCAGGGCATCGATACCGTACCGGACGGCTCGGGGAATGGCCAAAATGACCTGAACAGTCACGGCACGAGCATGGCAGGGCTAATCGCGGCGCATGGCAGGGGCGGGAGTTCAGGCGCGCTTGGCATTGCACCTAAATCCAAGATTCTTCCGATAAAGGCCGCTGCGGATGATAATTTCGGCGACGCCGATGATCTCGCCACAGCTCTCGAGTACGCGATAACTAGCCGAGCCCAAGTAATCAGCATTTCAAGCGGGGGCGCATCGACTCCACGTCTCATCCGGGCCGTCCGCGCTGCACTCGCCGCGAACATTATCGTTGTGGCAGCCGTAGGCAATGCGCCTCATGGGTCGGTTGGATATCCGGCTAGCGAAGAAGGCGTGATCGCCGTTGGTGGTGTCGGTCGCGATGGGCTACACGCTGCTGTCTCCGTGACCGGACCGAAGATCGATGTGGTCGCTCCCGCTGTCGACATTTACAGCACCAGCTATGACGGCAAGTACTCGAAGGGCACTGGCACATCGAGCGCTACGGCGATCGTGGCGGGGGCGGCGGCGTTGATTCGGTCCAAGTATCCGTATCTGCCGGCGCGGGAGGTGGCGCACCGACTCACGGCAACCGCGGTCGACAAGGGCGCGCCTGGGCGTGACGACGAGTACGGCTATGGCGTGATCGATCTTGTGGCGGCGCTGACGGCGGACGTACCGCCGCTGGGGTTTGAGTCTGTGAGCGCGCCGGCTGGTGCTGGCTCGACGACGACGGCTGGTGCTCTGCCGGGTGATGAGGGCGGTGGTGCGACGGTGCGTGGCCTGGCCACCCTTGGGGTGATCTTGGCTGCCGGGGTCGGATGGGCGGTGGTGGCCCGGCGGCGTCGGCGCGGCGATGATCCGCCGCCCCGGATTAGTCGCTGA
- a CDS encoding acyl-CoA carboxylase subunit epsilon — protein sequence MSAEEPLFRVVRGVPTAEELAALVGAIVVRSRPASAPAPAAPSNWARSGRPASRGGWRTASLPR from the coding sequence ATGTCTGCCGAAGAGCCGCTGTTCCGGGTCGTTCGCGGCGTGCCCACCGCCGAGGAACTGGCCGCCCTGGTGGGGGCGATCGTCGTCCGGTCCCGCCCGGCCTCCGCTCCCGCGCCGGCAGCCCCGTCCAACTGGGCGCGCAGCGGTCGGCCGGCCAGCCGTGGTGGATGGCGCACCGCCAGCCTGCCCCGCTGA